AACAAAACCGAGTTACTAACAATTATGTGTGTAACTTTTTTAAAAACTTAAAAAGTATTGTATTTAACAAATTAAATTTCAAAATTAGACTTAAATAGTCTTTTCTATTTGAACTATTTTTAGAAAAATAATTTGAGTTGTTATTTTTTGGCCAATATTATTTATTACTTAGGCTTTTTTGCTGCTTTAATAATTTTAAATTATGTTCAGAGATAAATTATTTTTATTTTATTATTTTGCATAAATAAATTATCTTTTTGATGTTTTTTAAAAACCATATAAAATAGCTATTTCTAACTTATATTATGTTTATTTTTAACTTTTATTTTGGGTTTTACTATGGCAGATGAAAAAGATTTGAAAAATATTGAAAATGAAAAAATTTCACCGGAAGAGCAAAAAGCTAAGCAAGAGGCTTTTATAAAAGAATTTATGGAAAAAAATACTAAAGAATTGGCGATTCCAGCCATTTCTGAGGGTTATAAAAAAGAAGTTTATTTGATTGTTAATGAATTGGATAAAATCAAAAGAGAAGTTGAAGAAAAAATAACTTCTTTTGTGGATCTTTATAAAATAATAGAAAAGAAACTTGAAGAATTAAGCACAACGGGTCATGTTGAAATTAAAGAAGACGATTACAAAAAATCAAAAGATATTTTTATAAAATATGAAAATTTTTTGAATCAAATTTTGGGTGAACTTTTGGGTGAGCTTAGTTTTTATTCAAGTTTGATAGCTGAAAAACCCTTAGAGACTATTAGAGTATTAAAAGATGTTCCTGATGATGCATCGTTATATCTTTTGGAAAAATTAAAATCTACCAAAAAGTATATTAAAAATATGCTTAAAGATCTAAGAATGAGTTACTCAAGATATTTTGTTGGTTTTGAAGAACAGATTCGAAAATTGGACTATATGATTGCTTATTTAAAGGCATCTCATAGTAAAAAATAGTTTTTAATAGGAGAGGGTTTATGAAGAAGCTATTGTTTTTTTTAATTTTAAACAGTTTTATATTGGCAAATCTTTACTCTTACGAGAAACGCTCTGTATCTTTGTATGACGACGGAAATGTTGGCTGTTTGGTTAGAGAGTTAACAGTTAATGATAACCCTTCTCTTAATGTAATTGGTAACAAGTTTAGAATATTTGAAGTACTTGTTAAAAATAATTTTGATAAAAATATCTATCTTCCATTAAGTTATTATTATTTAAATTTTGTAAAAACTCCTGTTCCTCAAAGTAATATTTTTGCTCAATATTATAAAGAAATTAAAAATAACATAGATCTTAGAAAGCTAATTTTTTATTATTCTTTAATAATTGTTCCATCTTATGTTATGAGTTTGTCATCTATGTCAGATGCGACAAGTTTAAAAAATCTGTTGGATAATTTAATTTCAAATTTACCACTATATCTTTTGACAACAGCTGTTGTCGGTGGAGTTGCAGGATTTGTCGGATGGTTTTTTAGTTTAAAGCCACTAAATGATTCTTTGAATAATCTAAATTCTTTAAATAATTTAAAATCAGATACTTTGAATTATGCCAATTATATAAAAGAAAATAATAGTTATTGTGTAAAACCCGGTAATGAATTTAAAGATTACTTATTTGTGCCTATTAATAGCGAATTTGATTTGGGCGGCAGTTTAATTTATTTGATTGAATAATTTTATTTTTTTAAATAATAAGTTCTTATGTCTTTAGGTAATTTTTCTATAGAATATCTAAGCATAGTTCTAGGCATGATTTTGTAATAACTATCAAGAAAATTTTTTAAAATATTTATATCCCTTTTTCCCATTTCTCTGAGCATCCAGCCTACAGATTTATGTATAAGATCATGTTTGTCATTTAATAAAACTTTTGAAATTTCTATTGTATCTAAATACTCAAAATTGCGAATAAATGTAAATGTAGAAATTATTGATATTCTTTTTTCCCAAAGATCTTTTGATTTGGCTAATTTGTATAAAATTTCTCTATTTTTATTTAATAAAAAATTTCCAACAATTTTTGGAGCTGAAAGATCAACCAGATCCCAGTTATTTATATATTTTGTATTATCTAGATATAAATTATAGATATTTTCTCTGGTTCTTTCGTAATTTTCTTTTTCAAATTTTTTTACAAGAATTAGTAATGCTGTAAGCCTATGTTCATGAATTTTTGATTGAAGTAATTTAATTGTATCTTGTAAATTTAAATCAAAAAATTTTTTGACTAGTAATCTTTGTTGCGGTACGGTTATGCCTAAAAATATATCACCATAACCGTATTGACCTTTGCCTGTTTTGAAAAATCGAGAAAGAATTTTTGCTTTTTCAGGATTTTGTATTTGTTCAAAATCTTTTATTAAATTTTCTAAATTCATAATACTTAAACTACACAATATTTGTATTGCCAATCATTTTCGTTAGTTTCTAGTAAAACATATGTATAATTATAGTTTAATGATAGCTCAAAATGTTGGCAATTTTCTTTTGTAGGTAATGCAGAACGCATAGGTCCTGCGATTGTTATAATTATAGGAATTTCCTGTGTTCCTAGATTACAATATCCTGGAGTTGTCGTTCTACATTCATTTGGATATTTTTGCAAAAGTTCTTTTTCTTTTGATAAATTTATATCTAGGACTTTATCTGGGAACATATTACATAAACTATTTTTTTTAGGAGCCTCGTGATTATGACCATTTATTATTCCAATTACTTCAAAATTATAATCTTTTTTTAAATTATTTTTTATGTATTCAAGAATATTATTGTTATGGGTTTCTTTCATCTCCATTCCAAACCATATATATCTATTTATTTCTTCTTCTCTATTTTTTTCTATGATGTAATGCCATTTAAAGTTTGTAAATTCTAGCGGTAATTCTTCTGCATTAAAGTTGCTTTCTTTTGATATTAATATCTCGGGATTGTATCTTTTTTCCATTCCACCGTGATTTAATTGAAAATATTTTATAGTTTTATTATTAACTGCTTTAAATCCAATGTATAAAACGTCAGGAAGTGTTTCTAAAAAGGCATTTAGCATGCTTATTATGCTATAATATTTGTTTGGAAATCTATTTATTATATAATCTTCATTATAATAATAATGTTCATGATTTCCTCTAACAAGTATTAACTGTTTTGGATTAATTATTTTTAATTGCATAAGTGTTGTTGTTACTTCAAAACCAAAAGGACCCCTGTCTTTATAGTCTCCCAAAAATACAATATAAATGTTTTCTTTTATTTTAAGATTTTTATCTATATATCCCTTTTTAATCCACTCATCTATTAAATTACTTAAAGTTTGATATATTCCATGGATATCTCCCACTATTATTACCTTACCATTCTTTGGAAGTATTAATTTTTGAACATATTTAAATAGTGAATCTCTGAATCTGTGGATTACAGGGGTATCGAATTTTGACTTAAATTTTGTCAGAGATTCTTCGAATTCGTTTTTTACCAAATTAAAGTTTTTTGGCATAGATACCCAATTATTTTCATTTATTATATTTTCCATTGTGTTGAAAAATTCACATGAAATTTTCAAAAATTGATCTGATGTTATAAATGTTTCCGTTTCATTTATTGAACTACATTTTGAATTCCAAGAAGTGAAATTATCTATGGATTGTTTTTCTATCAACAAATCTTGAGCATTTATTAGATTTATTTGAAAAAATATAAGTAAGATAAGTTTTTTTATAAAATATCTAAATTTAAATAACATAATTTTATATTTTTTATTAATTGTTTATATTATTTTACTATTAATATAGCTCTTGCAGGTGCTCCATCTGCTTCTTTTATCAATATTGGAAAACAACAAAGAATATATTCATCTTCAATAACATCTTTTAATCGTAATCCCTCAATTATTGGAATTTCAGCTTCCAATAAAAATAAATGGGTATTATGTTCAGGCTGATTCCGTTCTATTCCAAGATAATCAAAGCCAAATGTTTTTATTTTTTTATTTGCAAGATATTGAGCTCCGGATTTATCTAAATAAACAAAATTTTCTGTAAAATTTATATTTTCATGAAGAACACTATTTTTTGTTTTTAATAAAATTATATCGTTTTCATTAATATTAAATTTTTCTAAATCTTTATCTGTTATTTTTTCTTTTATGTCGCTTAAATCAAATACTTTACACGGTCCATAAAATTTACTTAAATCCAACTGATCTAAAGATTTACCATGGTGTAAAAAATGTGAAGGCGCATCGATGTGTGTGCCTGTATGACTATGTATGGTAATCAATTTTTCTCTGACTTTGTCATGCTTAAAATCCGAAGCTTGAACAATATTTATATATTTTTTATTTTTGTACTCAGTGATACTTTGAGTTATTGGCCAGCTTATATCTATAATTTCCATATCTATCTCCTATAATTATAGAGTATTATAAATCAATTTTTTCTTTAAGATAGCTGGGAATTATTGTTGATGCAAAAAATATATTTTCATCTAAATATTTTAATTTACCCAATTTATTTAAACTACTTTTTACATATTCTTTAGTAAGTTGAGTAAAATCATGTTTTGCGGCAACTGTAAATCCAAAAGTGCTACCTTGATATGTTGGGATGCTTGCTGTGTGAAGTTGAGCAAAAGGAAACACGGCGCGTATATTCTTTTGCATACTTGAAACCAGTTTATGTTGATATGTTAACGATTCACTTTGTATTGATACAATGCCGTCAGATTTTAATGCGTCATAAACTTCTTGATAAAAAGCTTTACTTGTAAGTCCATCTGCCGGACCATCCGGATCTGATAGGTCCAATATAATTACATCAAATTTATTTTTATTTTTTTGTATAAAAGCTCTGCCGTCACCAATAATTAAATTTGATTTAGGGTTTTCATAACAATTGTTAGGTATTGATGGAATGTACTTTTTGCATGATTCTATAACAGATTTTGATATTTCAACCATTGAGACCGATTCAATATCATGTTTTAAAACTTCGCGTAGCGAACCTCCATCTCCCCCGCCTATAATTAATATATTTTTGGGGTTTTTATGATAAAGCATTGGGACATGTGTTATTATTTCGTGATATATGAATTCATCAAATTCGCTAGTTTGCACTCTATCGTCTAAAGTTAACATTTTTCCATAAGCATAAGTGTCAAAAATTTCTACTTTCATATTAATTTCTAAATTATTTAATTTTATTTTTTCTATACCGGAAAATAAAATTTTTTTTATGCCTATGCCATGTTTTAATATTGATTCGTCTGTTGGACATGTATTTTCGAAAAAATAATTTATATTATTTTCTTTGATGATCATTCTTCTTTGCCTCTGTTTATAAATTGAGATTCAACTCTTTTAGGTGAAAGTTCTTTTTTTAAATATTCCATAGCTGCTTGAGGATTTGTATGAGCTCCACAAGTAAATATATCTATAGCGATATACTTTTTTTCCGGCCATGTATGTGCAGATATATGTGATTCTGCCAAAATTATCATTCCGGTGATTCCATGTGGCTCAAATTTTTGTATGGCAACTTTTAATGGCGTACTATTTGCAGCTTTTGCAGCATTCCAAAGCATTTTTTCCCAAAAAGCCGAGTCGTCAGGGACATTGCATTCCCAAAATTCAACTAACAAATGCTTACCCAAATAATTATTTTTATTTAGCATAATGCATCCTATAAATTTAAAATTTTTATGAAATAGATAGAAACAAAATTATTTTTTTAAATAATTTTTAAAAAAGACTCTTGCGGGCCCAATGATTAAACTTTATGTTCATCGGAAACCCTCCAATTTTATGATTTGTGAATAAAAATACGATACAATGCTGTTAAATCTACCAAATTGTCCAAAATATGCAATCTAATTTTTTTTAATACTATGTCCACCGAATTGGTTTCTTAGCATTGCGACAACTTTTGTTCCGTAATTTCCGCCGGTTTCACGTGATTTTTTTCTTATATCGAGTGAATCTTTTAGTAGTTGCATATTAATTTTTTCTGCAATTGCTTCATCCAATGTCCATCGACCGGTTAGATTTTCGTCTATGGCACCGGAAATATTTTTAAGTTCTTGATCTTTTTCGAATACATTTTTACAAAGTTCTAAAATCCAAGATCTTATTACAGATCCATTTATCCAGGTATCTGTAATTTTTTCTAAATCTAAATTTTTATAATTATTATTATTTTTTAAAAGATCAAAACCCTCGGCATAACTTTGTAATAAACTATATTCTATGCCGTTATGTACCATTTTTACATAATGACCTGCTCCGCTTCTACCCAAATAGTTATATCCATTTTTTGTTGCAATAGCTTTAAATATATTTTCTATTTTTTCGAATATTTTTTTATCACCGCCTATCATTAGAGAATAACCGTTAAATTTTCCGGCAATTCCGCCAGAAGTTCCACAGTCTAAAAAATTTATATTTTTTGTTTTTAGTTTTAGATAAAGTTCTTGTGTGTTTTTAAAGTGGCTATTGCCGCCATCTATAATAATAGATTCTTGTTGCATAAGATTTGATAATTTTATTACGGTTTGATTTGTTATTTCTCCCGCCGGTAGCATGAGCCAGATTATATTTACTTTTTTAGCTAAATCTTCGATATTTTGTGAAAAAATTATATTATTTTTGAATTTATTTTTGCTATCCAAATCGTGTTCAAAAATTGAATTTATTATTTCGTTTTCATTTATATTTGGATCAAATGCTAAAATTTCGTAATTATTTTTTAATAATCTATAGGCAATTGAACTGCCCATTTTACCTAAACCTAAAAGTCCTATTTTCATGATCTCCACCTTATTATTTTTTTATCAAGCAGTTTAAGTTCTTTTGGCCCGCTTGAATTTTTGGGATAATTAAATATTTTAAATTTATTTTTATTCATTTGATCAATAATTTTCCAAGAATATTCTATTTCATCAGATCGTACAAAGGCCGATTGATCTCCTTTAATAACATCTAAAATTAGATATTCATAAGCTTCAGGTGTATTTGGACCAAGCAAACATGAGTGACAAAAGTTCATTTGTACCGGTACTACATTATTTGCAGATTTTGGATCTTTGCTATTTAATTCAAGATAAAAGCCTTGATCCGGATTTATTTTTAATGTTAAATAATTTGAGTCTGTTGGACACCCTTGAGTAAGTAAACATTTAACCATTTTAAATTTTATATGAATACTGGTTTCTTTTTCGTTCAGATGTTTTCCAGTTTTTAAATAAAATGGTACATTTTTCCAACGCTTATTGTTTATTTCTAATTTTAAGGCGGCAAATGTTTCTGTTTTTGAATTTGGATTTACACCATGTTCTTGTGTATACCCTTCGTATTGACCTAAAATTGCATTTTTAAATTTAATATTTTTAAGAACTTTTGCCTTTGCATCTCTTATATACTTTGCCTCGAGTTTTTTAGGTTGTTCCATGGCTATAAGACTTAATATTTGCAACATATGGTTTTGTAAAACGTCCTTTATGGCGCCATATTTGTCGTAAAAAGCGCCGCGCCCTTCTATGCCTATTTTCTCTTTTAAAATAATTTGAACGGAATCTATATTTTTGTTATTCCATAGTGGTTCAAATATTCTGTTGGTAAATCTTACAAGAGCAATATTACTTACAAGTTCTTTTCCTAAATAATGATCTATTCTATAAATCTGGTTTTCATGAAAAGATTTTTCTATGCATCTGTTTATTTCTTTAGCAGATTTTAAATCGTGGCCAAATGGCTTTTCATAAACAATTCTAGACCAAGGGTGTTTGCATTCTGAACAATTATTTTCATGATTATATTTGGTAATAATTTTATGATCATTTAAATTTTTTGTAATTACTTTAAAATGTTCCGGCATTGTTGCTAAATAAAAAAGCTTATTTCCATTGATTTCATGTTTAGTTTCTACATGTTTTATTAAATTTTTAAGTTCGTGATAACTTGTATTATCGTAAAAATCTAATTGATAATAATACGAAGCGTTTTTTAATTTATTCCATATATTTTTATCTATTTTGGAGATAAATTTTTCAGAATTTTCTAAAATTGTGTTTATGTCTGTTTTATCAAAAGATACGCCTATAAAAGCAAAACGATCTAATTTATTATTTTCTATAAGTTTATATATTGCCGGAATTAGTTTGCGTTTACAAAGATCTCCTGTGGCACCCAAAATTATAAAAGTAACTTGATTCATTTTACCCCCTAAATATAGAAAATATTATTTTATTTATATTAACAATAATATTTAAATTTATTTAAAATAAATTGCAATTATTTGGTTTTTTAGCTTGAGCGCAAATCAATTTAGGTGGTTTATAGAGTTCTAAAGGTTCAATTTTTATAGATTTAGATGTATTTTCAATTATTAACATTGTAATTTGATTTATTTCAACTTCAATTTTATCTATATCATCTTTAATTATATCTTGATTTTTGTTTAATTCTATTTCTAATGAAATCAATTTTTTGTTTATTTTATCTATTATTTCATTTTCTTTATTATCAATTATTAGTGTGCCATTTTCTGATAAAATAAAAGCAATAAACTTTTTACACTCTTCTATTTTTTCTAAGAGATAATTTTTATTTTGTTCAATATAAAAATTTGTATTTTTCATAGGTATTAATTTATTATTATTTAATAATAATATTAAAAATATAAAATATTTAAATTTATTCATTTTTTTCCTATAAAATTTAATTCTAGAACATATTACAATTATTTTCGCCGGTTTTTTTTTGATGTAAACCAGCTACTATTAAATCTGTTTCGAGCGATAAATTGTATATATTCTTTTTTATATTTTCTATAGACTCTTCATCGCTTTTTGATTTTGCTAATTTTAAAAGAGAAATTAGAATACTGTATTTTTGTTGCACCGCTTCTAAATCTTTTTCGGTATAATATTTTTGTTGAGTTTTTTGAGATTTCATAGCTGTTAATTCTATTTTATTAAGAAAAAACAACACTGAAATTATTAGAAATATTATTTTTTTCATATGTTTTATTTAAACTTTTTAAATTATAGATCCGTTTGAGATAAAACTTTTATTTTTGTAAAAATTAAATTTTCTATATTTTGTATTTGTTGGAGTAAATTGTCAATTTGATTGCTATACAATTTGAGATCAAAGCCGGCAATGTCATCACTTTTTTCTTTTAAATCCTCAAGAATATTTATTAAAGCATTAAATCTAAGATTTTTTAGATTTAATTCATTCTTTATATTTTTTAATTGATTATTAATATTTTCTATTTTAGTTATTGTAGTGTCTAATAGATTAATTGATTCAATGCGTGATTCCAGATTATTCATAGCAAAATTTTTTTTATGTGATGAGCCTGTAAGAATTAATAAAGATAGTAATATAAATTTGATTTTCATGTTTTTCCTTAAAAAATATTTTAAACAAGCATGAATTTTAGCAATAATTTAGTATTATGCAAATAATTTATTTACTGTCTGGCTTCTAGATTTGTGGTTAAAAATTCTTTTAAGAATGTATTTCGTTTAATACTTTTATTATTTTTGATAGCCATTGCAATTGCTCTAGGCTCGCCTATCAAAATACATAATTTTTTAGCTCTGGTTATTGCCGTATAAATTAAATTTCTTTGTAATAATATAAAATGTTGCATAAATACCGGTATTATTACAGCGTCAAATTCTGAACCTTGGCTTTTGTGAATGGATACTGCATAAGAAAGTACAATTTCATTTAATTCTGTAAAATCATATTCAAGATCTCGTTCGCCAAAATTTATAAATAAAATTTGATTTTCGTTATCTATTTTTTTTATTTGACCAATATCTCCATTAAACACAAATTTATCATAGTTATTTTTTATCTGCATAACTCTGTCGCCTTCACGATAAATTTGTCCAAATCTGGCTACTTCAGCCAAATTTGAATTTGCCGGATTTAATATTAATTGTAACTCTTGGTTAATTCTTTGAGTTCCTGCAATACCTTTATTCATGGGTGTAAGAACTATAGAGTTTTCCGGATTTATGAAATGTTTTTGCAGCGTGCTTCTATATATTTTATGTAATAATGGGAAAATATTTTCAGCATTATTTTCTTTAATATATATAAAATCGTTTTTACTTTCAGGGATAGAAGTAGTGGGAAATTCGCCTTTATTTACTCTATGTGCATTTACTATTATTAAACTATTTTGTGCTTGTCTGAAAATTTCCGTTAGCTTAATAGTTGTTATTTTTTCAGATGCAATTAAATCATTTAAAACATTTCCCGCACCAACGGATGGTAATTGATCAATGTCGCCTAATAATATTAAATGAGCATTATCAGGCAATGCGCGAAGAGTTGAATGCATTAAAAATACATCTATCATGGATGCTTCATCTATTATTAAAAAATCCAATTCTAAGGCATTGTATTCGTTTCGTGCAAAATTCATTATTTCCGGTTTGAATTCTAAAAGTCTGTGTAAAGTTTCAGCATTTCTTCCGGTTCCCTCAAACATTCGCTTGGATGCTCTTCCTGTTGGCGCTGCAAGTTTAAATTTAATTTTATAAAAATCTAAAATATCTAGTAATTTTCTTAAAAGTGTTGTTTTTCCGGTTCCGGGGCCACCGGTTATTATCGTAATTTTACTTTGAAATGCAGCCATAATTCCATGCTGTTGTAGTTCGTTTAATTCTATATTTCTAGAATCTTTAACACAGCTTAATTTATAGATATTGCTTAAATCAAAATTTAAATTATTAGATTTTTTTTCTTGTAATTTAAGAATTTTATTTGATATACCCTTTTCGGAAAAATAGTATTTGGGTAACGATATAAAATGTTTATCTTCTGTTTGAGAAATTAATTTTATTTTATCTTGCGAATAAAGTTCGTTTAAAGATTTTTTTAATAAAAGTTTGTTATTATTATTGTTTTCAAGTTCTAGTAGCTTTAAGCTCTTTTCTTTACATTCTTCAACTTCAATATATAAGTGTCCGTTATTTATATTTTCAGTGATGCAATATAAAATTCCGGATTTTATTCTTTTTATAGAATCTTTTTCAAGCCCTAGTTTTAATGCAAGTTGGTCTGCTGATTTAAATCCTATACCCCAAATATCTTCTACAAGCTTGTATGGATCATCCTGTATTAATTTTAAAGATTCATCACCATACGTTTTGTAAATTTTTACAGCAAAAGCAGTTGAAATATCTTTTTCTTTTAAAAAGACCATTACTTTGGATATTTCTTTTTGATCGTGCCAAGCATTTGTAATAGATTCTACTTTTTTAGGCCCAACACCATAAATAGTTAAAAGTTTTACAGGATTTGTATCTATAATTTCTAAAGTTTTTTCACCAAAAGCCTCGACAAGTTTTTCTGCAAATTTAGGGCCTATTCCGCGAATTAATCCTGAAGCCAAATATTTTTTTATACCCGTTGTTGTTGATGGAAGTTGAGCTTTACATTCGCTGGCCTCAAATTGACGCCCAAATTTTTTATGAAAAACCCATTTGCCTTTTAATGTAACATTTTCACCTTGATGAATTTGCGGCAAATATCCCTGTACTGTTATATCTTCTTTGGCTGTTACTTTTAATGTAAATATGGAAAATCCATTTTCACCATTTTTATAGATTTCTTTATCTATTGTGCCACATAGTTCAACAAGTTCTTGCATATTTATTTGGTTTTATTTTGTTCCATTAATTTTCTATAAAATTCTACTGCTTTGTTTTTTGTTTCATCTGTTAAAATATTGTTTATTGGTTCAAATAAAGCTATAAGCTCGGTACATACTTGCAGTAATGTTGCTTTATCTTTTATAAAATTTTCAAAAAACATAGGAGCATCTTTTTCTAAACAATTTAAAAATTTTAGTCCTACAGGTATATTTGCGTCGGCTTCAAATTTAAAAACATCTTCAAGTTTAATATTGGCAGTATTGACTGAAAGCATAATTTTTGCTTTAGATTCCGCGCTTAATAATGACATAAATAAAGGTTCGTTTACAAAACGAAATGCTCTTTTATGTAAAACCGGAAATACTGTTATTACAGGCTTTAGTGCGCCATTTTTTAATTTCGGTACGTCGAGTTCTTGTATGCTATTTATATTTTCAACGATTTTTTGTAATTCCTTATAAGAGCTTTGAAGCCTTAATGTGTAAATAGGATTTTCTCCAAATATTTTGTCTATAATTTTTGCATGATTTTCTGGGACAATATATTTTGAATTTTGAATTATTGAATTATTTGTAGCTATATTTTTAATGCTTTGTTGTGCTTGCATACAATTAATATTTTTTAGCCCTAAAACTATAAAAAAACAAAAAATTGTTTTTAAATATTTAAACATACCAAATCCTTTCCTTTTTTTATTTTAAAACGAGGCTCCAAGTCTTAAAAATATGGTCCAATCAAGACCTAGATTTTTACTTGCTATTGTATAATCTCCACCAAATCCTAAAATTAAATCCCAATCCTTTTGTTTTTTAATATAATTACCTTGAACAAATATTTTATGTTGTTC
The Candidatus Dependentiae bacterium genome window above contains:
- a CDS encoding ATP-dependent RecD-like DNA helicase, translated to MQELVELCGTIDKEIYKNGENGFSIFTLKVTAKEDITVQGYLPQIHQGENVTLKGKWVFHKKFGRQFEASECKAQLPSTTTGIKKYLASGLIRGIGPKFAEKLVEAFGEKTLEIIDTNPVKLLTIYGVGPKKVESITNAWHDQKEISKVMVFLKEKDISTAFAVKIYKTYGDESLKLIQDDPYKLVEDIWGIGFKSADQLALKLGLEKDSIKRIKSGILYCITENINNGHLYIEVEECKEKSLKLLELENNNNNKLLLKKSLNELYSQDKIKLISQTEDKHFISLPKYYFSEKGISNKILKLQEKKSNNLNFDLSNIYKLSCVKDSRNIELNELQQHGIMAAFQSKITIITGGPGTGKTTLLRKLLDILDFYKIKFKLAAPTGRASKRMFEGTGRNAETLHRLLEFKPEIMNFARNEYNALELDFLIIDEASMIDVFLMHSTLRALPDNAHLILLGDIDQLPSVGAGNVLNDLIASEKITTIKLTEIFRQAQNSLIIVNAHRVNKGEFPTTSIPESKNDFIYIKENNAENIFPLLHKIYRSTLQKHFINPENSIVLTPMNKGIAGTQRINQELQLILNPANSNLAEVARFGQIYREGDRVMQIKNNYDKFVFNGDIGQIKKIDNENQILFINFGERDLEYDFTELNEIVLSYAVSIHKSQGSEFDAVIIPVFMQHFILLQRNLIYTAITRAKKLCILIGEPRAIAMAIKNNKSIKRNTFLKEFLTTNLEARQ
- the zwf gene encoding glucose-6-phosphate dehydrogenase; this translates as MNQVTFIILGATGDLCKRKLIPAIYKLIENNKLDRFAFIGVSFDKTDINTILENSEKFISKIDKNIWNKLKNASYYYQLDFYDNTSYHELKNLIKHVETKHEINGNKLFYLATMPEHFKVITKNLNDHKIITKYNHENNCSECKHPWSRIVYEKPFGHDLKSAKEINRCIEKSFHENQIYRIDHYLGKELVSNIALVRFTNRIFEPLWNNKNIDSVQIILKEKIGIEGRGAFYDKYGAIKDVLQNHMLQILSLIAMEQPKKLEAKYIRDAKAKVLKNIKFKNAILGQYEGYTQEHGVNPNSKTETFAALKLEINNKRWKNVPFYLKTGKHLNEKETSIHIKFKMVKCLLTQGCPTDSNYLTLKINPDQGFYLELNSKDPKSANNVVPVQMNFCHSCLLGPNTPEAYEYLILDVIKGDQSAFVRSDEIEYSWKIIDQMNKNKFKIFNYPKNSSGPKELKLLDKKIIRWRS
- a CDS encoding metallophosphoesterase, which produces MLFKFRYFIKKLILLIFFQINLINAQDLLIEKQSIDNFTSWNSKCSSINETETFITSDQFLKISCEFFNTMENIINENNWVSMPKNFNLVKNEFEESLTKFKSKFDTPVIHRFRDSLFKYVQKLILPKNGKVIIVGDIHGIYQTLSNLIDEWIKKGYIDKNLKIKENIYIVFLGDYKDRGPFGFEVTTTLMQLKIINPKQLILVRGNHEHYYYNEDYIINRFPNKYYSIISMLNAFLETLPDVLYIGFKAVNNKTIKYFQLNHGGMEKRYNPEILISKESNFNAEELPLEFTNFKWHYIIEKNREEEINRYIWFGMEMKETHNNNILEYIKNNLKKDYNFEVIGIINGHNHEAPKKNSLCNMFPDKVLDINLSKEKELLQKYPNECRTTTPGYCNLGTQEIPIIITIAGPMRSALPTKENCQHFELSLNYNYTYVLLETNENDWQYKYCVV
- a CDS encoding cyclase family protein; protein product: MEIIDISWPITQSITEYKNKKYINIVQASDFKHDKVREKLITIHSHTGTHIDAPSHFLHHGKSLDQLDLSKFYGPCKVFDLSDIKEKITDKDLEKFNINENDIILLKTKNSVLHENINFTENFVYLDKSGAQYLANKKIKTFGFDYLGIERNQPEHNTHLFLLEAEIPIIEGLRLKDVIEDEYILCCFPILIKEADGAPARAILIVK
- the speE gene encoding polyamine aminopropyltransferase, coding for MIIKENNINYFFENTCPTDESILKHGIGIKKILFSGIEKIKLNNLEINMKVEIFDTYAYGKMLTLDDRVQTSEFDEFIYHEIITHVPMLYHKNPKNILIIGGGDGGSLREVLKHDIESVSMVEISKSVIESCKKYIPSIPNNCYENPKSNLIIGDGRAFIQKNKNKFDVIILDLSDPDGPADGLTSKAFYQEVYDALKSDGIVSIQSESLTYQHKLVSSMQKNIRAVFPFAQLHTASIPTYQGSTFGFTVAAKHDFTQLTKEYVKSSLNKLGKLKYLDENIFFASTIIPSYLKEKIDL
- the gnd gene encoding decarboxylating 6-phosphogluconate dehydrogenase, whose amino-acid sequence is MKIGLLGLGKMGSSIAYRLLKNNYEILAFDPNINENEIINSIFEHDLDSKNKFKNNIIFSQNIEDLAKKVNIIWLMLPAGEITNQTVIKLSNLMQQESIIIDGGNSHFKNTQELYLKLKTKNINFLDCGTSGGIAGKFNGYSLMIGGDKKIFEKIENIFKAIATKNGYNYLGRSGAGHYVKMVHNGIEYSLLQSYAEGFDLLKNNNNYKNLDLEKITDTWINGSVIRSWILELCKNVFEKDQELKNISGAIDENLTGRWTLDEAIAEKINMQLLKDSLDIRKKSRETGGNYGTKVVAMLRNQFGGHSIKKN
- the speD gene encoding adenosylmethionine decarboxylase, yielding MLNKNNYLGKHLLVEFWECNVPDDSAFWEKMLWNAAKAANSTPLKVAIQKFEPHGITGMIILAESHISAHTWPEKKYIAIDIFTCGAHTNPQAAMEYLKKELSPKRVESQFINRGKEE
- a CDS encoding DNA alkylation repair protein, which translates into the protein MNLENLIKDFEQIQNPEKAKILSRFFKTGKGQYGYGDIFLGITVPQQRLLVKKFFDLNLQDTIKLLQSKIHEHRLTALLILVKKFEKENYERTRENIYNLYLDNTKYINNWDLVDLSAPKIVGNFLLNKNREILYKLAKSKDLWEKRISIISTFTFIRNFEYLDTIEISKVLLNDKHDLIHKSVGWMLREMGKRDINILKNFLDSYYKIMPRTMLRYSIEKLPKDIRTYYLKK